The following coding sequences lie in one Xiphias gladius isolate SHS-SW01 ecotype Sanya breed wild chromosome 24, ASM1685928v1, whole genome shotgun sequence genomic window:
- the mylipa gene encoding E3 ubiquitin-protein ligase MYLIP-A isoform X3, whose translation MDNVTPCRLRLRVKFFVEPHLILQEQTRHIFFMHVKEDLHNGHLRMGSEQAEELSALLAQAEFGDYNQNTAQYWYSELCGEEPSTAIINSIISRHKALEGLSQGSVEYQALQLVSSLEHYGVEWHWARDANSQRLAIGVGPEGIAICKEDFSLVNRISYPIIQIATQSGKSVYLTVTKDTKDSVVLLFKLISNRAASGLYRAITETHAFYRCDTVTNAVMMQYSRDFKGHLASLFLNENINLGKKYVFDIRRTSKEVYDHARRALYNSGVVDLVSRSGSGERSSPSRSPGTDNQQDEGLDCGSCQQSRALQERLQKLREALLCMLCCEEEIDAAFCPCGHMVCCQTCANQLQLCPVCRSEVEHVQHIYLPTCTSLLNLTLTDNRQHLSSIPPPIHRDMAAPHSCSATEYEHKIYHT comes from the exons ACACATTTTCTTCATGCATGTCAAGGAGGATCTCCATAACGGTCACCTACGTATGGGCTCAGAACAAGCAGAGGAGCTGAGCGCACTCCTGGCACAGGCCGAGTTTGGCGACTACAACCAAAACACAGCCCAGTACTGGTACTCCGAGCTGTGCGGAGAGGAGCCCAGCACTGCCATTATCAACAG TATCATATCCAGACATAAAGCTCTAGAAGGCTTGAGCCAGGGCTCAGTGGAGTATCAGGCCCTGCAGCTGGTCTCCTCTCTAGAGCATTACGGCGTGGAGTGGCACTGGGCCCGTGATGCAAACAGTCAACGGTTGGCCATAGGAGTCGGCCCTGAGGGCATTGCCATTTGCAAGGAGGACTTCAGCTTAGTCAACAG AATAAGCTATCCCATCATTCAGATTGCCACCCAGTCGGGGAAAAGTGTGTACCTGACAGTTACCAAGGACACAAAAGACAGCGTGGTGCTTCTGTTCAAGCTGATAAGTAACCGAGCAGCCAGTGGTCTGTACCGTGCCATCACAGAGACCCACGCCTTCTACAG gTGTGACACAGTAACAAATGCAGTGATGATGCAGTACAGTAGAGACTTTAAGGGCCACCTGGCTTCCCTGTTCCTCAATGAAAACATCAACCTGGGCAAGAAATACGTTTTTGATATCCGGCGTACTTCCAAGGAAGTGTACGACCACGCCCGTCGCGCACTCTACAACTCCGGCGTCGTGGACCTCGTGTCCCGCTCTGGCAGCGGGGAACGCTCCTCTCCATCACGCTCCCCAGGAACGGACAACCAGCAGGACGAGGGGCTGGACTGTGGCAGCTGCCAGCAGAGCCGAGCCCTGCAGGAAAGGCTGCAGAAGCTCAGAGAGGCTCTGTTGTGCATGCTGTGCTGCGAAGAGGAGATCGATGCTGCGTTCTGCCCCTGCGGCCATATGGTGTGTTGCCAGACCTGCGCAAATCAGCTTCAG TTGTGTCCTGTGTGTCGGTCAGAGGTGGAGCACGTGCAGCACATTTACCTGCCCACCTGCACCAGCCTGCTGAACCTGACGCTGACAGACAACCGCCAACACCTGAGCAGCATCCCACCGCCCATCCACAGGGACATGGCCGCTCCTCACAGCTGCTCCGCCACTGAGTACGAACATAAGATCTACCACACATAA